A window of the Planctomycetia bacterium genome harbors these coding sequences:
- a CDS encoding D-aminoacylase gives MKRRLNISTVWIAATLAIVCGSAAAAEPRPPAEKPGTVVEVLIRNGIVVDGTGRPGVRADVAIDAGRITAVGTELNVAAKETIDARDRIVCPGFIDLHSHADTGIVQFRAAENYIRQGVTTLVCGNCGSSPADIAKFFDRLRDGGTGPNIALLIGHGTVRREAVGTLNVVPTAEQLAHMKKLVREAMQSGAVGMSTGLTYSPSAYGTTEELIELAKELAPFRGIYVTHIRDEGTKVFEALDEALKIGREAGVPIHISHHKISAVSVFGLTRLTLQRIDEARASGLDVTLDQYPYAAGSGSLSFYVPQASLSGGLEAYRRRIADPKERAAVVAGVEEVFLRKLFETGQRSNDPLHIAVALARVQVARAPQDPPLTGKNLTEILRLRGLEVTVRNGAEVLVDLVGREAIGINHTIDDRPGGDVDRVMQHPLTSIASDGNVYEFGKDNPHPRSYGCFPRVLGHYVRERGVLKLEEAIFKMTSLPAKRLGWKDRGTIAPGNWADVVVFDPKTIAEKATFMEPHQYSIGVDQVLIRGRFVLHAGRMTGNLPGRPLPERESERN, from the coding sequence ATGAAGCGACGACTCAATATCTCTACGGTGTGGATTGCGGCGACGCTGGCAATCGTCTGCGGATCCGCAGCCGCCGCCGAACCTCGACCGCCGGCGGAGAAGCCCGGCACCGTGGTCGAGGTGCTGATTCGCAACGGGATCGTCGTCGACGGTACGGGGCGTCCCGGTGTGCGGGCGGATGTCGCGATCGATGCGGGACGGATCACGGCCGTCGGGACGGAGCTGAACGTTGCGGCTAAGGAAACGATCGACGCGCGCGACCGCATCGTCTGCCCGGGCTTCATCGATCTGCATAGCCACGCCGATACGGGCATCGTGCAGTTCCGCGCCGCGGAGAACTACATTCGGCAAGGTGTCACGACGCTGGTGTGCGGCAACTGCGGCAGCTCGCCGGCCGATATCGCTAAGTTCTTCGACCGGCTGCGCGACGGCGGCACGGGCCCGAACATCGCGCTGTTGATCGGCCATGGGACCGTGCGACGCGAAGCGGTCGGCACTTTGAACGTGGTGCCGACCGCCGAGCAACTCGCTCACATGAAGAAGTTGGTACGCGAGGCGATGCAGAGCGGGGCGGTCGGCATGTCGACCGGTTTAACGTATAGCCCGAGCGCTTATGGGACGACCGAAGAGCTGATCGAACTGGCGAAGGAGCTCGCTCCGTTTCGTGGAATCTACGTCACGCATATTCGCGACGAAGGGACCAAGGTCTTCGAGGCGCTCGACGAGGCTTTGAAGATCGGCCGCGAGGCCGGAGTGCCGATTCATATCTCGCATCACAAGATTTCGGCCGTCTCCGTCTTCGGGCTGACGCGGCTCACGCTCCAGCGAATCGACGAGGCGCGGGCCTCGGGGCTCGACGTCACGCTCGACCAATATCCTTATGCCGCCGGGAGCGGGAGTCTTTCGTTTTATGTCCCGCAGGCTTCTCTTTCCGGCGGGCTCGAGGCCTATCGCCGCCGCATCGCCGATCCGAAGGAGCGCGCCGCGGTCGTGGCCGGTGTCGAAGAAGTCTTCCTGCGTAAACTTTTCGAGACCGGCCAACGCTCGAACGATCCGCTGCACATCGCCGTGGCGCTGGCTCGCGTTCAAGTAGCTCGGGCACCGCAAGATCCACCCCTGACAGGCAAGAACCTGACGGAGATTCTGCGCCTGCGCGGCCTCGAAGTGACCGTGCGCAACGGCGCCGAAGTATTGGTCGACTTAGTAGGTCGCGAGGCGATCGGCATCAACCACACGATCGACGACCGTCCGGGCGGCGATGTCGATCGCGTGATGCAACATCCTCTCACATCGATCGCGTCGGACGGCAACGTCTACGAGTTCGGCAAAGACAATCCCCATCCGCGGTCTTACGGCTGCTTCCCGCGCGTGCTCGGGCACTACGTTCGCGAGCGCGGCGTGCTCAAGCTGGAAGAGGCGATCTTCAAGATGACGTCGCTTCCCGCCAAGCGATTAGGCTGGAAAGATCGGGGGACGATTGCGCCGGGCAACTGGGCCGATGTGGTCGTCTTCGATCCTAAGACGATCGCCGAGAAAGCGACATTCATGGAGCCGCACCAATACTCCATCGGCGTCGACCAGGTGTTGATTCGGGGCCGCTTCGTGCTCCACGCCGGCCGCATGACCGGTAACCTTCCAGGTCGACCATTGCCGGAACGCGAATCCGAACGGAACTAG
- a CDS encoding glycoside hydrolase family 5 protein, giving the protein MKTSYSPLNRGLFLCVALTTISRSLAVEPSPLELSLVDFEDPRAIRLSSNQAESQIVKVAGGAALEIATMADAQYPSVRVEPVAGKWDLSGYEAVTAEVRNPEDAPLRVLLAVNNPGADGRNRCSTASLALGPRETGTLTVSFGKWHGEARPFDSSNVVSFDILLDRPGRAHRFTVDNVRAVRSERFDLRRAMADPFFQTLALPEGRSIHLGRGINLGNALEAPREGEWGVTLEEEYFRAIAAAGFDSIRLPVRWSAHAAPTAPYTIEPEFFARVDWAVEQAFSRGLAVVLNVHHYSEMDERPDEHLPRLLALWQQIAEHYRELPPTLAFELLNEPHDKLTAAKWNGILKDVLTVVRRTNPTRTVVVGPVAWNGIGELKSLELPEADRHLLVTVHYYGPFAFTHQGAHWIDAKSRPPIGTRWSGTEAEREAVTRDFDTAALWGLKHRRPIYLGEFGALGKADLESRARWTKFIAEEAASRRMGFAYWEFCSGFGAYDSARHAWIEPLREALVPTTKK; this is encoded by the coding sequence ATGAAAACGTCGTACTCTCCGCTGAATCGAGGCTTGTTCCTCTGCGTCGCGCTCACGACCATTTCGCGGAGCCTCGCGGTCGAGCCTTCGCCGCTGGAGCTCAGCCTCGTCGACTTCGAGGATCCGCGGGCGATTCGTCTGTCGTCGAATCAGGCGGAGTCGCAGATCGTGAAAGTCGCCGGCGGCGCGGCGCTCGAGATTGCGACCATGGCCGATGCGCAGTACCCGAGCGTGCGCGTCGAGCCGGTTGCCGGCAAATGGGACCTTTCGGGCTACGAGGCCGTTACGGCCGAGGTTCGCAATCCGGAAGACGCGCCGCTGCGCGTGCTGCTCGCCGTCAACAATCCCGGGGCCGACGGTCGCAACCGTTGCAGCACGGCTTCGCTTGCGCTCGGGCCTCGCGAGACCGGGACGTTGACCGTCTCCTTCGGCAAGTGGCACGGCGAGGCTAGGCCTTTCGATTCGTCGAACGTCGTTTCGTTCGACATCTTGCTCGATCGACCCGGTCGTGCGCACCGTTTCACGGTCGACAACGTGCGCGCGGTACGCAGCGAGCGCTTTGACCTTCGGCGCGCGATGGCCGATCCGTTCTTCCAAACGCTCGCGCTGCCCGAGGGGCGCAGCATCCATCTCGGGCGTGGAATCAATCTCGGCAACGCGCTCGAGGCTCCGCGTGAAGGGGAATGGGGCGTGACGCTCGAAGAAGAGTACTTCCGGGCGATCGCCGCCGCCGGCTTCGATTCGATTCGGCTGCCGGTTCGTTGGTCGGCGCATGCCGCACCGACCGCGCCGTATACCATCGAGCCGGAATTCTTCGCGCGGGTCGATTGGGCCGTCGAACAAGCCTTCTCGCGCGGCCTAGCCGTCGTGCTCAACGTGCATCATTACTCGGAAATGGATGAACGGCCCGACGAACATCTTCCGCGCTTGCTCGCTCTGTGGCAGCAGATCGCCGAGCATTATCGCGAACTTCCGCCGACGCTGGCCTTCGAGCTTTTGAACGAACCGCACGACAAGCTGACGGCGGCAAAGTGGAACGGGATCTTGAAAGACGTTCTCACAGTCGTTCGCCGAACGAACCCGACCCGAACGGTCGTCGTCGGCCCGGTCGCTTGGAACGGCATCGGCGAATTGAAGTCGCTCGAGCTCCCCGAGGCCGATCGCCATCTGCTCGTCACGGTCCACTACTACGGACCGTTCGCGTTCACGCATCAAGGGGCGCACTGGATCGATGCGAAGTCGCGGCCGCCGATCGGAACCCGCTGGTCGGGCACCGAGGCCGAGCGCGAGGCCGTGACGCGCGACTTCGATACGGCCGCGCTGTGGGGCTTGAAACATCGTCGGCCGATCTATCTCGGCGAGTTCGGCGCGCTCGGCAAGGCCGATTTGGAAAGCCGCGCTCGGTGGACGAAGTTCATCGCCGAGGAAGCGGCGAGCCGGCGGATGGGGTTTGCGTACTGGGAATTCTGCTCCGGCTTCGGGGCCTACGATTCCGCGCGCCACGCCTGGATCGAGCCACTCCGCGAAGCATTGGTTCCGACGACGAAGAAGTAA
- a CDS encoding exo-alpha-sialidase, with amino-acid sequence MAMSLSRRRFVAQSLATLTAPVALPCTVPRLASAAAPNQELIADIEKTTLRRGRDGSGPTWFHPRPCAIPGKQEPGAQGPRVLMTLQTISGSDYFGPVQWMESTDIGRTWTEPQIIPSLGRTKLADGTEEAVCDVVPEYHPPTRSVLAVGQSMFYRQGRFFNDQPPRSIVYATYKDGTWSEKRTLAWDDPRGVFIYTNNNCQRVTLDNGDVHFVMSCGPKTTSRSAIGVRCKFDGRTLAIDRVGREIKQAAGRGLLEPSLIRYRDTFYVTLRAEDQRGYVAASDDGLDFQDKRPWMWDDGEPITMSSTQQHWLAHSDGLFLVYTRKDAANEKVIVWRSPMFIAQVDLATLRLIRDTERVVFPLVGDGQNAPDDVALMGNHQTVNITPDESWVCDGEVLPKRHFRGDLLLGRIRWSRPNRLV; translated from the coding sequence ATCGCCATGTCTCTTTCACGTCGCCGGTTCGTTGCGCAAAGCCTCGCTACTCTCACAGCGCCGGTCGCTTTGCCGTGCACCGTACCGCGCCTCGCTTCGGCGGCGGCACCGAACCAGGAACTGATCGCCGACATCGAAAAGACGACGCTTCGCCGCGGACGGGACGGCTCCGGCCCGACCTGGTTTCATCCGCGACCTTGTGCGATTCCCGGTAAACAAGAGCCCGGCGCACAAGGGCCGCGCGTGCTCATGACCTTGCAGACGATTTCCGGCTCCGACTACTTCGGGCCCGTGCAGTGGATGGAGTCGACCGACATCGGCCGCACCTGGACCGAGCCGCAGATAATCCCCTCGCTCGGACGCACCAAGCTGGCCGACGGCACGGAAGAAGCGGTGTGCGACGTGGTGCCCGAGTATCATCCGCCGACCCGCTCGGTGCTCGCGGTCGGTCAATCGATGTTCTATCGCCAGGGGCGCTTCTTCAACGACCAGCCGCCGCGCTCGATCGTCTATGCGACCTACAAAGACGGCACGTGGTCCGAGAAGCGCACGCTCGCCTGGGATGATCCGCGCGGCGTGTTCATCTATACGAACAACAACTGCCAGCGCGTCACGCTCGACAACGGCGACGTGCATTTCGTGATGTCGTGCGGCCCGAAGACGACTTCCCGTTCGGCGATCGGGGTCCGTTGCAAGTTCGACGGCCGGACGTTGGCGATCGACCGCGTCGGCCGCGAGATCAAACAAGCCGCCGGACGAGGCTTGCTCGAGCCGTCGCTGATCCGATATCGCGATACGTTCTATGTCACCCTGCGGGCCGAAGATCAACGAGGTTATGTAGCCGCGAGCGACGACGGGCTCGATTTCCAAGACAAGCGCCCCTGGATGTGGGACGACGGCGAGCCGATCACGATGTCGTCTACGCAACAGCATTGGCTCGCCCATTCCGACGGACTGTTTTTGGTTTACACTCGCAAAGATGCAGCGAACGAGAAGGTCATCGTCTGGCGCTCGCCGATGTTTATCGCCCAAGTCGATCTTGCCACGCTGCGCTTGATCCGCGATACCGAGCGCGTCGTGTTCCCGTTAGTCGGCGACGGCCAAAACGCGCCCGACGACGTGGCCTTGATGGGCAACCATCAGACGGTCAACATTACGCCCGACGAGTCGTGGGTCTGCGACGGCGAAGTGCTGCCGAAGCGCCATTTTCGCGGCGACTTGTTGCTCGGACGCATCCGCTGGTCGCGCCCGAATCGCTTGGTCTGA
- a CDS encoding DUF4838 domain-containing protein gives MNMPNRKLLALFLVALALVVSNVGSSSADEGKPAASQAGANGEANVEATLAKMRALVSARQWNDLIGQFQDEDLAAWKNVAPAKVSAAAGLRGKAYAVVKDVARAEKDLKLAVERSPKNGEHWHELGTFYESLPTNAQPALEAYEKSFQCAGKSSGWLPLSATIHSATILLKQGKHREAQQVMERYDSSDLLEMAPIWGDKMRALNEQINEKLGTALLTIAEKGASDYQIVLPDNYPTPDIGADMQQVARLLQTAFKANGAELAVTTESARDVAKPALYLGNTAFARKHGVDMSQSNDWSYVHKAIGRDIILAGCDEAAPGRGPNTKNGPGFDRIGTAKAVVDFLQLYVGTRFLFPENRSFLALGKTSAVDLLTTPTIEYLPTTRIAVPPDLDVKKLPVLDYDITWPPTVSFYNLAQNRFPVINTTFGGHTWHRAIPSDEAAFAAHPEHFALLGGKRVLNGSGGQVQFCISNPEVQKLLYEDLEKHFKQGFRNVDIGQPDGFRGCECEACTKLFGTGSDWSEKIWILHRRLAERAQREYPDRIVTIAVYAVTETLPKTFDSFPPNVRLGLCGTRDPEIAAWKNFGAPQGFTTYLYYWCPNMMPRYFPMRTPLYVEKAAKRLMAAEVHSITRDGNGGIAYGLEGPTYYTMGKMFDGRDAHSAKSLVIEYVGAAFGKSAPAMMSFYDQLYRSLEIYSSYMATREDGWAFKDMYGRGHKHLSSPESVIAFLYPVELVQALEKQLALAEKADASPKVQTRLALVRKEFDYLKGVVKAVHLYNAYQISPDTGSLDRLLGSIDALRAEVDKLFAKGSGPQAWPYTLFPPTGHGAAMLKLTYDGYQEPYKSSFFNWDTTAKRQAPLPNAKQLLAAAAKETVLIDSPRWESVAAQPLLSTNAANAKPLSTQVRALYDDRQLYLRFESDLPAGAAPEAVERERMEAYLMPVAGSPVTYRFAAGLKPDSRTQAARGLIEDLMNLGYGKFDTLWRGEWTHTAAYDPQAHRLTVLMTIPVRSIPPAAIKQGTNWFVNFRRTTSTESVPGETYVWSLIPGGTPFDDPRSNGELSFSVDGGAASSAVHPLKLIREKGYRDSFEVPDQWKARIDKGPSLVLKDWKFRADPSEIGEQEEWFKPARYSEADWIPIQVPSYWAENEAIGNLLGDGWYRVPFAVPQTWQDKTLRLMFAGVDEQAWIYLNGKLVGEHSEKSEKKAFTALYDEPFIVDVPAGQLKLGEQNVLYVRVHNKVGAGGIWRPLHAVEAQASEAAR, from the coding sequence ATGAACATGCCGAATCGTAAGCTCCTCGCACTGTTTCTTGTAGCGCTAGCCCTGGTCGTATCCAACGTCGGCTCCTCATCGGCCGACGAGGGGAAGCCTGCCGCTTCCCAAGCTGGAGCGAACGGCGAGGCGAACGTCGAAGCAACGCTCGCCAAAATGCGCGCGCTGGTCTCGGCTCGTCAATGGAACGACCTGATCGGGCAGTTCCAAGACGAAGATCTCGCCGCCTGGAAGAACGTCGCCCCTGCGAAGGTGTCGGCCGCGGCAGGCCTGCGCGGCAAGGCCTACGCCGTCGTGAAAGACGTGGCGCGGGCGGAGAAGGATCTGAAGCTGGCCGTGGAGCGCTCGCCGAAAAACGGAGAGCACTGGCACGAGCTGGGCACTTTCTACGAAAGTCTTCCCACTAATGCGCAGCCGGCGCTGGAGGCTTACGAAAAGTCGTTTCAGTGCGCAGGAAAATCTTCAGGCTGGCTCCCTCTCAGCGCGACGATCCATTCAGCGACGATTCTCCTCAAGCAAGGAAAACATCGTGAGGCGCAGCAGGTCATGGAGCGCTACGACAGCTCCGATCTGCTGGAAATGGCTCCCATCTGGGGCGATAAGATGCGCGCGCTGAACGAGCAGATTAACGAAAAACTCGGCACGGCCCTGCTGACGATCGCTGAAAAAGGAGCGAGCGATTATCAGATCGTCCTGCCGGACAACTACCCGACTCCCGACATCGGCGCAGACATGCAGCAGGTGGCGCGTCTGCTGCAAACCGCCTTCAAGGCCAACGGTGCCGAGTTGGCCGTCACGACCGAATCGGCTCGCGACGTCGCCAAGCCGGCGCTCTATCTCGGCAACACCGCCTTCGCGCGCAAGCATGGCGTCGACATGTCGCAGAGCAACGACTGGAGCTACGTCCACAAAGCGATCGGGCGCGACATCATCCTCGCCGGTTGCGATGAGGCCGCGCCGGGCCGAGGACCGAACACGAAGAACGGTCCCGGCTTCGATCGCATCGGCACGGCCAAAGCCGTCGTCGATTTCTTGCAACTCTACGTCGGCACCCGTTTTCTCTTCCCGGAGAATCGGAGCTTTTTGGCGCTGGGCAAGACCTCGGCCGTCGACTTGCTCACCACGCCCACGATCGAGTATCTGCCGACGACGAGAATCGCGGTGCCGCCCGATCTCGATGTGAAGAAGCTGCCGGTGCTCGATTACGACATCACTTGGCCGCCGACGGTCAGCTTTTACAACTTGGCGCAGAATCGCTTCCCGGTAATCAACACCACGTTCGGCGGACACACCTGGCACCGCGCGATCCCCTCCGACGAAGCGGCCTTCGCGGCGCATCCCGAACACTTCGCCTTGCTCGGCGGGAAGCGCGTTCTTAACGGCAGCGGAGGCCAAGTGCAGTTCTGTATTTCGAATCCGGAAGTGCAGAAGTTGCTGTACGAAGATTTGGAAAAACATTTCAAGCAAGGCTTCCGCAACGTCGACATCGGACAGCCCGACGGCTTTCGAGGTTGCGAGTGCGAGGCTTGCACGAAGCTTTTCGGAACGGGCTCCGACTGGAGCGAGAAGATCTGGATTCTGCATCGCCGGCTCGCCGAACGAGCCCAGCGCGAATATCCCGATCGGATCGTGACGATCGCCGTCTATGCGGTTACCGAGACCCTCCCCAAGACGTTTGATTCGTTTCCGCCCAACGTCCGGCTGGGTCTGTGCGGCACCCGCGATCCGGAGATCGCCGCGTGGAAAAATTTCGGCGCACCGCAAGGGTTCACCACGTATCTCTATTACTGGTGCCCGAACATGATGCCCCGTTACTTCCCGATGCGGACGCCGCTCTACGTCGAAAAAGCGGCCAAGCGATTGATGGCAGCCGAGGTCCACTCGATCACGCGCGACGGCAACGGCGGCATCGCGTACGGACTGGAAGGGCCGACCTATTACACGATGGGGAAGATGTTCGACGGCCGCGACGCCCACTCCGCCAAGAGCCTCGTCATCGAGTATGTCGGTGCCGCCTTCGGCAAATCGGCTCCCGCCATGATGAGTTTCTACGATCAGCTTTATCGTTCGCTGGAAATTTATTCCAGTTACATGGCGACGCGCGAAGACGGCTGGGCCTTCAAAGATATGTATGGTCGCGGCCACAAGCATCTCTCCAGCCCCGAGTCGGTGATCGCGTTCCTCTACCCCGTCGAGCTCGTTCAAGCGCTGGAGAAACAGTTGGCCTTAGCCGAGAAGGCCGACGCGAGCCCCAAGGTTCAAACGCGTTTGGCGCTCGTCCGGAAAGAGTTCGACTATCTCAAGGGAGTGGTCAAAGCCGTTCACCTTTACAACGCTTATCAAATCTCGCCCGATACTGGTTCGCTGGATCGCTTGCTGGGTTCGATCGACGCTCTCCGCGCCGAGGTCGACAAGCTCTTCGCGAAGGGGAGTGGGCCGCAGGCTTGGCCGTACACGCTGTTCCCACCCACGGGCCACGGGGCTGCCATGCTGAAGCTCACGTACGATGGCTATCAAGAGCCCTATAAGAGCAGCTTCTTCAATTGGGACACCACGGCCAAGCGACAAGCCCCGCTGCCGAACGCGAAGCAGTTGCTTGCCGCTGCCGCTAAGGAAACCGTGCTGATCGACTCTCCTCGTTGGGAGAGCGTCGCGGCCCAACCGCTTCTCTCAACGAATGCGGCGAACGCGAAGCCTCTCAGCACGCAAGTTCGCGCCTTGTACGACGATCGTCAGCTGTATCTCCGCTTCGAAAGCGACTTGCCGGCCGGTGCCGCGCCGGAAGCAGTCGAGCGCGAGCGAATGGAAGCGTATCTGATGCCCGTCGCGGGCTCCCCCGTCACCTATCGATTCGCCGCCGGCCTCAAGCCCGACTCTCGCACCCAGGCCGCACGGGGGCTCATCGAAGACTTGATGAACCTCGGCTACGGGAAGTTCGACACCTTGTGGCGCGGCGAGTGGACGCATACCGCCGCTTACGATCCTCAGGCCCATCGCTTGACCGTGCTGATGACCATTCCCGTTCGTTCGATCCCTCCCGCGGCGATCAAGCAGGGCACAAATTGGTTCGTCAACTTCCGACGCACGACTTCCACGGAATCCGTGCCGGGCGAGACCTACGTCTGGTCGCTCATTCCCGGCGGCACCCCCTTCGACGACCCACGCAGCAACGGAGAGCTGTCGTTCAGCGTCGACGGCGGAGCGGCATCGTCGGCGGTGCATCCGCTGAAGCTGATCCGGGAAAAAGGTTATCGAGATTCCTTCGAGGTTCCCGACCAATGGAAAGCGCGGATCGACAAGGGCCCGAGCCTCGTCTTAAAAGATTGGAAGTTCCGAGCCGATCCGAGCGAGATCGGGGAGCAAGAAGAGTGGTTCAAGCCGGCTCGCTACTCCGAGGCCGACTGGATTCCGATTCAGGTTCCCTCGTATTGGGCCGAGAACGAGGCTATCGGCAACCTGTTGGGAGATGGTTGGTATCGAGTCCCATTTGCGGTCCCGCAGACTTGGCAAGACAAAACGCTGCGCCTGATGTTCGCCGGCGTCGACGAGCAGGCTTGGATCTATCTCAACGGCAAGTTAGTCGGCGAGCACTCCGAAAAATCCGAGAAGAAGGCTTTCACCGCGCTCTACGACGAGCCGTTCATCGTCGATGTACCGGCCGGTCAACTGAAACTCGGCGAGCAGAACGTGCTCTATGTGCGAGTGCATAATAAAGTCGGCGCCGGGGGCATTTGGCGTCCGCTCCATGCCGTGGAAGCCCAGGCTTCCGAGGCCGCACGATGA
- a CDS encoding peptide chain release factor-like protein, producing the protein MPPSVPHPATFGSEQLLAECSRQHTRRTGPGGQHRNKVETAVVLTHIPTGIRAEANETRSQAQNLAKAIFRLRQSLAEQLRRPIEPDGPPSALWQSRTPRRKLTVSDDHADFPSLLAEALDRVAGCEFDLKIAAEQLHVSTTQLARFLQQSPLAWHWVGTERKARGLRPLR; encoded by the coding sequence ATGCCTCCCTCGGTGCCTCACCCCGCGACCTTCGGCAGCGAGCAGCTTCTCGCCGAATGTTCACGACAGCACACGCGCCGCACCGGGCCAGGGGGGCAGCATCGCAATAAGGTCGAAACGGCCGTCGTGCTCACGCACATTCCGACCGGCATTCGGGCCGAGGCCAATGAGACTCGCAGCCAAGCGCAAAACCTGGCAAAGGCGATCTTTCGCCTCCGCCAGTCGCTCGCCGAGCAACTCCGCCGACCGATCGAGCCGGATGGACCGCCGAGCGCTCTGTGGCAGTCCCGAACGCCGCGCCGGAAACTCACGGTGAGCGACGATCACGCCGATTTTCCGTCTCTCTTAGCGGAAGCTCTCGATCGAGTCGCAGGCTGCGAGTTTGATTTGAAGATCGCTGCCGAGCAGTTGCATGTTTCGACGACCCAACTGGCCCGCTTCCTGCAACAATCGCCTTTGGCTTGGCACTGGGTCGGCACGGAGCGAAAAGCTCGCGGCCTTCGCCCGTTACGGTAA